The following are from one region of the Rhodopirellula sp. P2 genome:
- a CDS encoding SHOCT domain-containing protein, with product MGQQIAQTLSNRHGFSVDAVAQMLTAVYNGNGSMAQFSHPEFGGSGQWMAGGMMMIGDMFNQNLKYRVAALCEDCARSIAENQTGTGSGVFQSQSQSGGSNYQDQQAGGGSASNSLFAPDPRRNWWPQELGSPSASGSQNQMRYAYFADAHRLAVATGDDVWLYDTLQHNIGGFSQQQSGDGSITFTSQFGVVPLSSLPIVSRNGVEQPPMPPAPTPVPPAQTPPPATFPNQTAPSFEQSQPDDRPTNNSAPAPSSNSNEVFDTLDRLGGLLDKGYITQEEFNRKKSDLLDRI from the coding sequence ATGGGCCAGCAAATCGCCCAAACACTATCCAATCGCCATGGGTTTTCCGTCGACGCTGTCGCGCAAATGTTGACAGCGGTTTACAACGGCAACGGAAGCATGGCCCAGTTCTCTCATCCTGAGTTTGGTGGATCGGGCCAATGGATGGCTGGCGGGATGATGATGATTGGTGACATGTTCAACCAAAATCTGAAGTACCGCGTTGCCGCCTTGTGTGAAGACTGCGCTCGTTCGATCGCCGAGAACCAAACAGGAACGGGCAGTGGCGTCTTCCAATCACAAAGCCAAAGTGGCGGCTCGAACTACCAAGACCAGCAGGCTGGTGGCGGTTCGGCTTCGAACAGCCTCTTCGCACCGGACCCACGACGTAATTGGTGGCCCCAAGAATTGGGATCGCCTTCGGCCAGCGGGTCACAAAACCAAATGCGATACGCGTACTTTGCCGATGCCCATCGATTGGCGGTGGCAACAGGTGACGACGTGTGGCTGTACGACACGTTGCAACACAACATCGGTGGCTTCAGTCAACAACAATCGGGCGACGGATCGATCACCTTCACCAGTCAATTTGGAGTCGTCCCGCTTTCGTCGCTTCCGATTGTCAGTCGCAACGGCGTCGAGCAACCACCAATGCCGCCAGCTCCAACGCCAGTCCCTCCCGCTCAAACACCACCTCCAGCAACGTTCCCCAACCAGACCGCTCCGTCGTTCGAGCAGTCTCAACCGGACGACCGTCCCACAAACAATTCCGCTCCCGCACCGTCATCGAATTCGAACGAAGTGTTCGACACGCTCGATCGCTTGGGCGGATTGCTCGACAAAGGCTACATCACCCAAGAAGAATTCAATCGCAAGAAATCTGACTTGCTCGATCGAATCTAG